A window of Agrobacterium tumefaciens contains these coding sequences:
- the yjfF gene encoding galactofuranose ABC transporter, permease protein YjfF, whose amino-acid sequence MIHSRNLPFLTTLTIFVVAYLLCVLQYPAIFSTRVIGNLLTDNAFLGIAAVGMTFVILSGGIDLSIGSVIAFTSVFVAVMVGTYNLHPLLAFAIVLAISTLFGCLMGAMIRFLSIPPFVVTLAGMFLARGAAYLISTQSVPISHPVIDAIQGFYFRFPGGGRLTALAMLMLVVFAAGMLIASRTRFGANVYALGGNQQSAELMGVPIGATTIGIYALSGFLSGLAGIVYTLYTSSGYSLATVGVELDAIAAVVIGGTLLTGGTGLVAGTFVGLLIQGLIQTYIVFDGTLSSWWTKIVIGVLLFVFIVLQRAIIWYSNRRMAGPHPA is encoded by the coding sequence ATGATCCATAGCCGCAATCTGCCGTTCCTCACCACACTGACGATCTTCGTGGTCGCCTATCTGCTATGCGTGCTGCAATATCCAGCGATCTTCTCGACGCGGGTGATCGGCAATCTTCTGACGGACAACGCTTTCCTCGGCATCGCCGCTGTCGGCATGACATTCGTCATCCTGTCGGGTGGCATCGACCTTTCGATCGGTTCGGTCATCGCATTCACCAGCGTTTTCGTGGCGGTCATGGTGGGCACCTATAATCTCCACCCCCTGCTGGCCTTCGCGATCGTGCTCGCTATCTCGACGCTGTTCGGATGCCTGATGGGGGCGATGATCCGCTTCCTGTCGATCCCGCCTTTCGTGGTGACGCTCGCGGGCATGTTTTTGGCACGCGGCGCAGCTTACCTCATTTCCACCCAGTCAGTGCCAATCTCGCACCCCGTCATTGACGCGATACAGGGCTTCTATTTCCGCTTTCCGGGCGGCGGCAGGCTGACGGCGCTCGCCATGCTGATGCTTGTCGTCTTCGCGGCCGGCATGTTGATCGCCAGCCGCACCCGGTTTGGCGCCAATGTCTATGCGCTCGGCGGCAATCAGCAGTCGGCAGAACTGATGGGCGTCCCGATCGGGGCGACGACTATCGGCATCTATGCGCTCTCGGGTTTCCTTTCGGGTCTCGCCGGCATCGTTTACACGCTTTACACGTCGTCGGGTTATTCGCTGGCGACGGTGGGCGTGGAGCTGGACGCCATCGCAGCCGTCGTCATCGGCGGCACGCTCTTGACGGGTGGCACAGGGTTGGTGGCGGGAACCTTTGTCGGCCTGCTGATCCAGGGGCTGATCCAGACCTACATCGTTTTTGACGGGACGCTGTCCTCCTGGTGGACGAAAATCGTCATCGGCGTGCTGCTTTTTGTCTTCATCGTGTTGCAGCGCGCAATCATCTGGTATTCAAACAGGAGAATGGCCGGACCGCATCCGGCATAA
- a CDS encoding error-prone DNA polymerase, which produces MSAPRYAELQVTTHFSFLRGASSCDELFEQAKTLGIEALGIVDRNSLAAIPRAYEAANNHNIRLVIGCRLDLDDDLSVLVYPMDRAAYGRLCRLLSVGKKRGGKGKCRLAWDDLVTYGEGQIVVLLADLADDLCALRLRRLKAAFADRAYMALSLRRRPNDQMRLFELSDMAQAAGVPTVVTNDVLFHVPERRMLQDVVTCIRHNCTIDEAGFRRERHADRYMKPPQEMHRLFARYPEALARSLEIAKRCKFSLEELVYQYPEERSLPGLTAQQALEKMVWEAVPTRYPDGLPEKVEKALCHELGLIGRLEYAPYFLTVNAIVQHARKLDILCQGRGSAANSVVCFVLGITSIDPLKVDLLFERFVSEERREPPDIDVDFEHQRREEVIQWVYDTYGRDKAALCSVVTRYRGRGALRDVGKVLGLPEDLTKLLSSQVWRWSEGVGEKQVKELNLNMEDRRLQLAFELANQLVGTPRHHSQHPGGFVLTHDRLDELVPIEPAAMDDRQIIEWDKDDIDIVKFMKMDCLALGMLSCMKRGFNMLEERTGKKYDLTSMPAKDLATFAMIQKADTLGTFQIESRAQMSMLPRLQPKEFYDLVIQVAIVRPGPIQGDMVHPYLRRRQGKEPVHYPKEELRRVLGKTLGVPLFQEQAMRVAIECAGFSPGKADQLRRAMATFKNVGTISKFQQDLIDGMVGRGYDKDFAERIFKQLEGFGSYGFPESHAASFALIAYASAWLKCHHPDIFCASLLNSQPMGFYAPAQIVRDARDHGVEVRPVCVNESRFDCTLEPTGEMNAEGKERYAVRLGMRLVKGLANDHAAKIVAARQDRPFASVDDLWRRAGVPVAALVCLAEADGFLPSLRLARREALWAIKALRDEPLPLFAAAAIRENAVIEELQEPSVALRAMTDGGEVVQDYGHVGLTLREHPMTFLRRDLSSRRIVTCAEAYRSRDGAWLETAGLVLVRQRPGSAKGVIFMTLEDETGIANAVLWVKTFEKYRRVVLTGSMVGIYGKIQREGEVVHLVAHRLTDLSGELASVGERNHAFPLPHGRGDEFHRGISHLDRRDLKKRPSPDLEEYEREEIRVKSRDFH; this is translated from the coding sequence ATGAGTGCGCCGCGTTATGCCGAGTTGCAGGTCACCACGCATTTTTCCTTTCTGCGTGGCGCAAGCTCCTGCGACGAGCTTTTCGAACAGGCAAAAACCCTCGGCATCGAGGCGCTGGGCATTGTTGATCGAAACAGCCTTGCCGCTATTCCCCGTGCCTATGAGGCCGCCAATAATCACAATATCCGGCTCGTGATCGGCTGCCGGCTCGATCTGGACGACGATCTTTCGGTTCTCGTCTATCCCATGGATCGTGCGGCCTATGGGCGGCTCTGCCGGCTTCTTTCCGTGGGCAAGAAAAGGGGCGGCAAGGGCAAATGCCGACTGGCATGGGATGATCTGGTCACCTATGGCGAAGGCCAGATCGTCGTTCTGTTGGCCGATCTGGCCGACGATCTCTGCGCTCTTCGTTTGCGGCGACTGAAGGCCGCCTTTGCCGACCGGGCCTATATGGCGCTCAGTCTTCGAAGACGCCCCAACGACCAGATGCGGCTTTTCGAATTGTCTGATATGGCGCAGGCCGCTGGCGTGCCGACTGTGGTGACCAATGATGTGCTGTTCCATGTGCCCGAGCGGCGTATGTTGCAGGACGTCGTCACCTGTATCCGGCACAATTGCACCATCGACGAGGCGGGTTTCCGGCGTGAGCGCCATGCCGACCGCTACATGAAGCCGCCGCAGGAAATGCACCGGCTGTTTGCCCGTTACCCCGAGGCGCTGGCTCGCAGCCTCGAAATTGCCAAACGCTGCAAGTTCTCGCTGGAGGAGTTGGTCTATCAATATCCCGAGGAGCGCAGTCTGCCCGGGCTGACGGCGCAGCAGGCGCTGGAGAAGATGGTCTGGGAAGCGGTGCCGACCCGTTACCCGGATGGTTTGCCGGAGAAGGTGGAGAAGGCGCTGTGTCATGAGCTCGGTCTTATCGGCAGGCTGGAATACGCCCCCTATTTTCTGACGGTCAACGCAATCGTGCAGCATGCCCGCAAGCTGGATATTTTATGTCAGGGACGAGGATCCGCAGCCAATTCCGTCGTCTGCTTCGTGCTCGGGATTACATCGATTGATCCTTTGAAAGTCGATCTTCTTTTTGAGCGTTTCGTGTCCGAAGAGCGCCGGGAACCGCCTGATATCGACGTGGATTTCGAGCATCAGCGGCGTGAGGAAGTCATCCAGTGGGTCTATGATACCTATGGGCGGGATAAGGCAGCACTCTGTTCAGTCGTGACACGCTACCGTGGGCGAGGGGCGTTGCGGGATGTCGGCAAGGTTCTGGGCCTGCCCGAAGACCTGACGAAACTGCTTTCATCGCAGGTTTGGCGCTGGAGCGAGGGCGTTGGCGAAAAGCAGGTGAAAGAGTTGAACCTCAATATGGAGGACCGCCGCCTGCAACTCGCCTTCGAGCTTGCCAACCAGCTCGTCGGCACGCCGCGACATCATAGCCAGCATCCCGGCGGCTTCGTTCTCACGCACGATAGGCTCGATGAATTGGTGCCGATTGAACCTGCCGCCATGGATGATCGACAGATCATCGAGTGGGACAAGGACGATATCGATATCGTCAAATTCATGAAGATGGATTGCCTGGCGCTCGGCATGCTTTCCTGCATGAAGCGCGGCTTCAACATGCTGGAGGAGCGGACAGGCAAGAAATACGACCTCACGTCAATGCCAGCCAAGGACCTCGCGACGTTCGCAATGATCCAGAAGGCCGATACGCTTGGCACCTTTCAGATTGAAAGCCGGGCGCAGATGTCCATGCTGCCTCGCCTACAGCCGAAAGAATTTTATGATCTCGTTATCCAGGTGGCTATCGTTCGTCCCGGTCCCATTCAGGGCGATATGGTTCATCCCTATCTCCGTCGAAGACAGGGAAAGGAGCCGGTCCATTACCCCAAGGAGGAATTGCGACGCGTTCTGGGCAAGACGCTGGGCGTACCGCTGTTTCAGGAGCAGGCGATGCGTGTTGCTATCGAATGCGCCGGTTTTTCGCCGGGCAAGGCGGACCAGTTGCGCCGTGCCATGGCGACTTTCAAGAATGTCGGCACCATCTCCAAGTTCCAGCAGGATTTGATCGATGGCATGGTCGGACGCGGCTATGACAAGGACTTCGCCGAACGCATCTTCAAACAGCTCGAAGGGTTCGGCAGTTATGGTTTCCCGGAAAGCCACGCGGCGTCCTTCGCGCTGATTGCCTATGCCTCCGCATGGCTGAAGTGCCATCATCCGGATATTTTCTGTGCCTCGCTTTTGAATTCGCAGCCCATGGGCTTTTACGCCCCGGCGCAGATCGTGCGCGATGCGCGCGATCATGGGGTGGAGGTTCGCCCGGTCTGTGTCAATGAAAGCCGGTTTGACTGCACACTTGAGCCGACAGGCGAGATGAATGCGGAGGGCAAAGAACGTTATGCCGTGCGGCTTGGCATGCGTCTTGTGAAGGGTCTGGCCAATGATCACGCCGCAAAAATCGTCGCGGCGCGGCAGGATCGGCCTTTTGCCTCCGTGGATGATCTGTGGCGACGGGCAGGTGTTCCGGTCGCTGCCCTCGTGTGCCTTGCCGAAGCCGATGGCTTTTTGCCGTCGCTTCGCCTTGCCAGACGCGAAGCACTCTGGGCGATCAAGGCCTTGCGGGATGAGCCTCTGCCGCTTTTTGCCGCTGCCGCCATTAGGGAAAACGCCGTTATCGAAGAGCTTCAGGAGCCTTCCGTGGCGCTTCGCGCCATGACTGATGGCGGCGAGGTCGTGCAGGATTATGGCCATGTGGGGCTGACCCTTCGGGAGCATCCCATGACATTCCTGCGTCGTGATCTTTCGAGCCGTCGCATCGTCACCTGCGCTGAAGCCTATCGATCAAGGGATGGCGCGTGGCTGGAAACAGCGGGCCTGGTGCTGGTGCGCCAGCGTCCCGGTTCGGCAAAGGGCGTGATCTTTATGACGCTGGAGGACGAGACGGGCATTGCCAATGCGGTGCTATGGGTGAAAACCTTCGAAAAGTACCGCCGCGTGGTGTTAACGGGCAGCATGGTCGGCATTTACGGCAAGATTCAGCGCGAAGGCGAGGTTGTGCATCTGGTCGCCCACCGGCTGACCGATCTTTCGGGAGAACTGGCGAGCGTCGGGGAGCGAAATCATGCTTTTCCGCTGCCCCATGGGCGTGGCGACGAGTTTCATCGCGGCATATCCCATCTGGACAGGCGCGATCTCAAGAAGCGTCCTTCGCCGGATCTGGAAGAATATGAAAGAGAGGAAATCCGCGTGAAATCCCGCGATTTTCATTGA
- a CDS encoding ABC transporter permease, which produces MVALTRRLKRLAPQLAALFIILGAITIISPGFLNVSLQNGRLYGSLVDILVRAAPVALLTIGMTLVIATKGIDLSIGAVIAICGAVAATLISNGYSIPSVIAISLAVGIVCGVWNGVLVALLDIQPIIATLILMVAGRGIAQLITEGVILTFNNDSFAAIGSGSFAGIPLPVIIWVTAALVIGLLVRKSALGFLIEATGINRRAAALAGVRARFLLFFVYAVSGLCAAIAGMIVTADIRGADANNAGLWLELDAILAVVIGGTSLNGGRFSITASLIGALIIQTINTGILVSGFPPEFNLIIKAGIIMVVLTLQSPAIMALLGFVKAPKPQAKPAATNGITKEGTVR; this is translated from the coding sequence ATGGTGGCTTTGACACGACGTCTCAAAAGACTTGCGCCGCAACTTGCAGCGCTGTTCATCATTCTGGGCGCGATAACAATCATTTCGCCCGGCTTTCTGAATGTTTCGCTGCAGAACGGTCGGCTTTACGGAAGCCTGGTCGACATTCTCGTGCGTGCCGCTCCCGTGGCGCTTTTGACCATAGGCATGACGCTGGTCATCGCCACCAAGGGTATTGATCTTTCCATCGGCGCTGTCATCGCCATCTGTGGTGCGGTCGCGGCCACGCTTATCAGCAATGGTTATTCCATTCCCTCGGTCATCGCCATCTCGCTCGCGGTTGGCATCGTCTGTGGCGTTTGGAACGGGGTGCTGGTCGCTCTTTTGGACATCCAGCCGATTATTGCCACGCTGATCCTCATGGTGGCGGGGCGCGGCATTGCCCAGCTCATAACCGAAGGCGTCATTCTCACCTTCAATAATGACAGCTTCGCCGCCATCGGCTCAGGCTCATTTGCGGGGATCCCCCTGCCGGTCATCATCTGGGTGACGGCGGCGCTGGTTATCGGTCTTCTCGTGCGCAAAAGCGCGCTCGGCTTCCTGATCGAAGCAACCGGCATCAACCGTCGCGCCGCGGCATTGGCCGGGGTGCGGGCACGCTTCCTATTGTTTTTCGTCTATGCCGTTTCCGGCCTCTGCGCCGCCATAGCCGGTATGATCGTGACCGCCGATATTCGCGGTGCGGATGCCAACAATGCCGGGCTGTGGTTGGAGCTTGATGCGATCCTGGCGGTCGTGATCGGCGGGACATCGCTGAATGGCGGCCGCTTCTCCATCACCGCATCGCTGATCGGGGCATTGATCATCCAGACAATCAATACCGGTATTCTCGTCTCGGGCTTTCCGCCGGAATTCAATCTCATCATCAAGGCAGGCATCATCATGGTGGTGCTGACGCTGCAATCGCCGGCGATCATGGCCCTGCTCGGTTTCGTGAAGGCGCCCAAGCCACAGGCCAAACCGGCTGCTACGAACGGCATCACCAAGGAAGGAACCGTGCGATGA
- a CDS encoding AraC family transcriptional regulator yields the protein MNDALTEMLRGLRLDGVEYGRCRMATPWATAFPEQEAARFHFIGVGQAKLRKPSGEWLTLTCGDAVLLPRGHAHVLGSGETVTPSPFDNFGKKEVCQGVFDLQCASAGGDTIAFTASMRFNMDNLHPLLQMMPDVMLTSDLAKSDPAIPHLLEAMTREVELNRVGAGGILARLADVLTATLIRTWVEHGCGDSSGWLAAVRNPELGRVLAAIHLNPEKDWNVEELASLMGASRSSFAERFTRIVGESPARYVVRVRMHQARLWLREGMRVTVAAEKLGYDSEASFSRAFKRVIGAPPSQFRRKDAVALEDAAA from the coding sequence ATGAATGATGCCCTCACCGAAATGTTGCGTGGCCTGCGGCTTGACGGGGTGGAATATGGCCGGTGCCGCATGGCTACCCCATGGGCGACGGCCTTTCCCGAGCAGGAAGCCGCACGGTTTCATTTTATCGGTGTTGGCCAGGCGAAGTTGCGCAAACCGTCCGGCGAGTGGCTGACGCTCACATGCGGCGACGCGGTGCTTCTTCCCCGAGGCCACGCGCATGTTCTTGGCAGCGGCGAGACCGTGACACCTTCTCCTTTTGATAACTTCGGCAAGAAGGAAGTCTGTCAGGGTGTCTTCGACCTGCAATGTGCCAGTGCCGGCGGGGATACGATTGCCTTTACCGCCTCGATGCGTTTCAACATGGACAATCTGCATCCCCTGCTCCAGATGATGCCAGATGTGATGTTGACCAGCGACCTCGCCAAGAGCGATCCAGCCATTCCACACCTGCTGGAAGCCATGACGCGCGAGGTGGAGTTGAACCGCGTCGGTGCGGGCGGCATTCTGGCAAGGCTTGCCGACGTGCTGACGGCAACGTTGATCCGCACATGGGTGGAACATGGCTGCGGCGATTCGAGCGGCTGGCTTGCTGCCGTGCGCAATCCGGAACTCGGACGGGTGCTGGCGGCCATCCACCTCAACCCCGAAAAAGACTGGAACGTCGAGGAACTTGCGTCTCTGATGGGCGCATCCCGTTCCAGCTTTGCTGAACGTTTCACACGTATCGTCGGTGAAAGCCCCGCCCGCTATGTCGTGCGCGTACGCATGCATCAGGCACGCCTGTGGCTGCGCGAGGGAATGCGTGTGACAGTGGCGGCGGAAAAGCTCGGTTATGACTCCGAAGCTTCGTTCAGCCGCGCGTTCAAACGTGTGATCGGCGCGCCGCCCAGCCAGTTCCGCAGGAAAGACGCGGTGGCGCTGGAGGATGCCGCCGCCTGA
- a CDS encoding Y-family DNA polymerase: protein MQRVVSLYLPTWPTDRFRRLLGQNAPPAEKPLVMIGRQGSRRLVLALDQAAKAAGIRAGTPVSKAQALVPGLLVEDLDAAGDARALQQLAFHFLRIYAPIVAADAPDGLVLDTAGADHLHGNETLMLSGMVNRLHAAGFAARAAIADSWGAAHALARFSREEISIVPPDGQRAAISALPLAALRLEDRVVSGLKVLGFRTIGDLAEAPRAPLTLRFGPEVVRRLSQAFGEIGEPIEPVRVADLVEVRRAFPEPIAAAETIARYTQKLVTGLCVALEKRGLGARRVDLVLHRVDSGLQAIRAGTSRPVRDVKQLVRLLTDRIDTIDPGFGIEMMVLTATHAEPLLAAQARSSLLDEERADIAGTVDVILNRGHRVYRYAAVASDVPERSVTSVAALSPEDQLGWPGHWPRPVRLLARPEPVETMALLPDHPPRYFIWKGVRHLVRRADGPERVFGEWWKRDREKAAVRDYFTVENQSGERFWIFRSGDGEHAETGSQGWFIHGFFA from the coding sequence ATGCAAAGGGTCGTCTCGCTCTACCTGCCGACATGGCCGACGGATCGTTTCCGGCGTCTTTTGGGACAGAACGCGCCGCCGGCTGAAAAGCCGCTGGTCATGATCGGTCGCCAGGGCAGCCGCCGGCTGGTGCTGGCACTCGACCAGGCCGCAAAGGCGGCAGGCATCCGTGCAGGCACACCGGTCAGCAAGGCGCAGGCGCTGGTGCCGGGTCTTCTTGTGGAAGATCTGGATGCGGCGGGAGATGCCCGTGCGCTTCAACAGCTCGCATTTCATTTCCTGCGCATTTATGCCCCTATCGTCGCCGCCGATGCGCCTGATGGGCTGGTGCTGGACACGGCGGGTGCGGACCATCTGCACGGCAATGAGACGCTGATGTTGAGCGGCATGGTCAACCGTCTGCATGCCGCAGGCTTTGCCGCCCGCGCGGCCATTGCCGATAGCTGGGGGGCCGCTCATGCGCTTGCACGTTTCAGCCGAGAGGAAATCAGCATCGTGCCGCCAGACGGGCAGCGGGCGGCGATCAGTGCTCTGCCATTGGCCGCGCTGAGGCTGGAAGACCGTGTCGTTTCCGGGTTGAAGGTGCTCGGCTTTCGCACCATCGGCGATCTTGCCGAAGCCCCGCGCGCACCGCTCACCCTGCGTTTCGGCCCGGAGGTCGTCCGTCGTCTGTCGCAGGCTTTCGGGGAGATCGGCGAACCCATCGAACCGGTGCGTGTGGCCGATCTGGTGGAAGTACGCCGCGCCTTTCCCGAACCGATCGCGGCGGCGGAGACGATAGCCCGCTATACCCAGAAGCTGGTTACCGGCCTTTGTGTCGCGCTGGAAAAACGTGGCCTTGGCGCGCGCCGGGTCGATCTGGTGTTGCACAGGGTCGATAGCGGTCTGCAGGCCATAAGAGCGGGCACATCAAGACCGGTGCGCGACGTCAAACAGCTGGTTCGGCTTCTGACCGACCGCATCGACACGATCGATCCCGGTTTCGGCATCGAGATGATGGTGCTGACCGCCACCCATGCGGAACCGCTTCTCGCCGCCCAGGCCCGTTCTTCCTTGCTGGACGAGGAGCGTGCCGACATCGCTGGCACTGTGGATGTGATCCTCAACCGCGGCCATCGCGTTTATCGCTATGCAGCGGTGGCAAGCGATGTGCCGGAACGGTCCGTTACTTCAGTTGCGGCCCTATCCCCCGAGGACCAGCTTGGCTGGCCCGGTCATTGGCCACGTCCCGTGCGGCTGCTGGCAAGGCCTGAACCCGTCGAAACCATGGCGCTTCTGCCAGACCATCCGCCGCGCTATTTCATCTGGAAGGGCGTGCGCCATCTCGTGCGGCGCGCCGATGGACCCGAGCGGGTGTTTGGTGAATGGTGGAAACGCGACCGGGAAAAGGCCGCCGTTCGCGATTATTTCACGGTCGAAAACCAAAGCGGCGAACGCTTCTGGATTTTCCGCTCCGGTGACGGCGAGCATGCCGAGACGGGTTCGCAGGGCTGGTTTATTCATGGGTTTTTCGCATGA
- a CDS encoding FadR/GntR family transcriptional regulator: MGLLETTISGRKRRNSHAHVVSELGSAIVSGRIAEGSLLPNDAELSLRFGVSRTVLRETMKTLAAKRLVEPKAKVGTRVLDRSSWNFFDPDVLGWRCEAGIDQEFVTHLAEIRLALEPAAAAAAALQASNDDIVSLYVIAAKFDNPKHTPESIAKVDLEFHLAVAHMSGNPFMRSASGLIEAALAISFQLSSPAASTGTIAEIASNHLRIVHAIAARDADAAVKAMRHVIEVGKDRTQNAIKPI; the protein is encoded by the coding sequence TTGGGGCTGCTCGAAACGACGATTAGCGGACGAAAACGCCGGAATAGCCACGCCCATGTGGTTTCCGAACTCGGCAGCGCCATCGTCTCGGGCCGGATTGCGGAAGGCTCCCTGCTCCCCAATGATGCCGAACTCTCGCTGCGTTTCGGTGTCTCGCGCACCGTGCTGCGGGAGACCATGAAGACGCTGGCAGCCAAGCGGCTGGTTGAGCCCAAGGCCAAGGTGGGCACGCGGGTTCTTGATCGCTCCAGCTGGAATTTCTTCGATCCTGACGTGCTGGGGTGGCGGTGCGAGGCCGGTATTGATCAGGAATTCGTGACCCATCTGGCGGAAATCCGCCTCGCGCTGGAGCCGGCTGCCGCCGCGGCTGCAGCCCTGCAGGCCTCCAACGACGATATCGTCTCCCTCTACGTCATCGCCGCGAAATTCGACAATCCGAAACATACGCCGGAAAGTATCGCGAAGGTCGATCTCGAATTCCACCTTGCCGTGGCGCATATGTCCGGCAATCCCTTCATGCGCTCGGCAAGCGGCCTGATTGAAGCTGCGCTGGCCATTTCGTTCCAGCTGTCGTCACCGGCCGCTTCAACCGGCACCATCGCCGAAATTGCTTCCAACCATCTGCGCATCGTGCATGCAATTGCGGCGCGGGACGCCGATGCCGCGGTGAAGGCCATGCGTCACGTTATCGAGGTGGGCAAGGACAGGACACAGAACGCGATCAAACCGATCTAG
- a CDS encoding ImuA family protein: MQKRADQLLVVEELRERLERIGNGAQRLHETLPFGVDAIDHHLPGGGLKLGCLHELSGAGNGAADGAAAALFAAGVAARLSGKVLWCVTRRDLFMPGLTQVGLSQNRLIIVECRDEKGVLDCFEEGLRCNGFGVVMGEMAKLPMNASRRLQLAAETSGVTGLAIRRFRRADDAKLFGEPTAAVTRWRISVRPSTPLPVPGVGRPRWILELLRCRGGESAEFEVEACDAKGRLALPADMADGSFPASFGTERAAG; encoded by the coding sequence ATGCAGAAGCGCGCGGATCAGTTGCTCGTTGTCGAAGAGCTGCGTGAAAGGCTGGAAAGGATCGGTAACGGCGCTCAGCGCCTGCACGAGACCTTGCCTTTCGGCGTGGATGCCATCGACCATCACCTGCCGGGAGGCGGGCTCAAGCTTGGTTGCCTGCATGAGCTGAGCGGCGCCGGCAATGGCGCTGCCGATGGTGCGGCCGCCGCGCTCTTTGCGGCTGGTGTGGCGGCAAGGCTTTCCGGCAAGGTTTTATGGTGCGTCACCCGTCGGGATCTGTTCATGCCGGGTCTGACGCAGGTGGGCCTGTCGCAGAACCGGCTCATCATCGTTGAATGTCGTGATGAAAAAGGCGTGCTCGACTGTTTCGAAGAAGGGCTGCGCTGCAACGGTTTCGGCGTGGTGATGGGTGAAATGGCGAAACTGCCGATGAATGCTTCCCGGCGACTGCAACTGGCGGCGGAAACATCAGGCGTGACCGGCCTTGCCATCCGTCGTTTCCGGCGTGCGGACGATGCAAAGCTGTTTGGTGAACCGACAGCGGCCGTCACCCGCTGGCGTATCTCCGTGCGGCCTTCTACGCCCTTGCCGGTGCCGGGTGTGGGCAGGCCGCGCTGGATTCTTGAACTCTTGCGATGTCGCGGCGGCGAAAGCGCCGAATTTGAAGTGGAAGCCTGTGATGCAAAGGGTCGTCTCGCTCTACCTGCCGACATGGCCGACGGATCGTTTCCGGCGTCTTTTGGGACAGAACGCGCCGCCGGCTGA
- a CDS encoding DUF1304 domain-containing protein → MIASILIAVVAAIHIYIVILEMLLWEKPAGRKAFGLSADFARQTKVLAANQGLYNGFLAAGLIYGLTQGDEGLSFKLFFLICVLVAGIFGAITANMKILFIQALPALFALGFLWLGA, encoded by the coding sequence ATGATCGCCAGCATCTTGATTGCCGTGGTTGCGGCCATCCATATCTACATCGTCATTCTGGAAATGCTGCTGTGGGAGAAGCCAGCCGGCCGAAAAGCCTTCGGTCTCTCGGCAGATTTCGCCCGGCAGACAAAGGTGCTTGCCGCCAATCAGGGACTTTATAACGGCTTTCTCGCAGCCGGGCTGATCTATGGGCTCACACAGGGCGATGAAGGGTTGAGCTTCAAGCTCTTCTTCCTAATCTGTGTGCTGGTGGCCGGTATTTTTGGCGCGATCACTGCCAATATGAAGATCCTGTTCATCCAGGCATTGCCGGCATTGTTTGCCCTTGGCTTCCTCTGGCTTGGAGCATGA